From the genome of Patagioenas fasciata isolate bPatFas1 chromosome 17, bPatFas1.hap1, whole genome shotgun sequence, one region includes:
- the CLTCL1 gene encoding clathrin heavy chain 2 isoform X4: MAQILPIRFQEHFQLQNLGINPANIGFSTLTMESDKFICIREKVGEQAQVVIIDMSDPTTPIRRPISAESAIMNPASKVIALKAGKTLQIFNIEMKSKMKAHTMAEEVIFWKWISVNTVALVTETAVYHWSMEGESQPQKMFDRHASLAGCQIINYRTDEHQKWLLLIGISAQQNRVVGAMQLYSVDRKVSQPIEGHAAAFAEFKIEGNAKPSTLFCFAVRSPAGGKLHIIEVGQPATGNQPFVKKAVDVFFPPEAQTDFPVAMQIGVKHGVIYLITKYGYIHMYDLESGVCIYMNRISADTIFVTAPHEPTSGIIGVNKKGQVLSVCVEEDNIVNYATNVLQNPDLGLRMAIRSNLAGAEELFARKFNTLFAQGSYADAAKVAASAPKGILRTSDTIRKFQSVPAQPGQASPLLQYFGILLDQGQLNKFESLELCRPVLQQGRKQLLEKWLKEDKLECSEELGDLVKTADPTLALSVYLRANVPNKVIQCFAETGQFQKIVLYAKKVGYTPDWIFLLRSVMRVSPEQGLQFSQMLVQDEEPLANINQIVDVFMENSLIQQCTSFLLDALKNNRPAEGHLQTRLLEMNLIHAPQVADAILGNQMFTHYDRAHIAQLCEKAGLLQRALEHYTDLYDIKRAVVHTHLLNPEWLVNFFGSLSVEDSVECLRAMLSANIRQNLQLCVQVASKYHEQLGTQSLVELFESFKSYEGLFYFLGSIVNFSQDPDVHFKYIQAACKTGQIKEVERICRESNCYNPERVKNFLKEAKLTDQLPLIIVCDRFDFVHDLVLYLYRNNLQKYIEIYVQKVNPSRIPAVVGGLLDVDCSEDVIKNLIMVVRGQFSTDELVAEVEKRNRLKLLLPWLESRIHEGCEEPATHNALAKIYIDSNNNPERFLRENPYYDSRVVGKYCEKRDPHLACVAYERGQCDLELIKVCNENSLFKSEARYLVRRKDPELWANVLEENNPFRRQLIDQVVQTALSETQDPEEVSVTVKAFMTADLPNELIELLEKIVLDNSVFSEHRNLQNLLILTAIKADRTRVMEYINRLDNYDAPDIANIAISNELYEEAFAIFRKFDVNTSAIQVLIEHIGNLDRAYEFAERCNEPAVWSQLARAQLQKDLVKEAIDSYIKADDPSAYMEVVQAANRNDNWEDLVKFLQMARKKARESYVETELIFALAKTNRLSELEEFISGPNNAHIQQVGDRCYEEGMYEAAKLLYNNVSNFARLASTLVHLGEYQAAVDSGRKANSTRTWKEVCFACVDGKEFRLAQICGLHIVIHADELEELISYYQDRGYFEELIALLEAALGLERAHMGMFTELAILYSKFKPQKMREHLELFWSRVNIPKVLRAAEQAHLWAELVFLYDKYEEYDNAIITMMNHPTDAWKEGQFKDIIAKVANVELYYKALQFYLDYKPLLINDLLLVLSPRLDHTRTVNFFSKVNQLLLVKPYLRSVQNHNNKGVNEALNNLLTEEEDYQGLRASIDAYDNFDNITLAQRLEKHELIEFRRIAAYLYKGNNRWKQSVELCKKDRLYKDAMQYAAESKDAELAEKLLQWFLEEGKQECFAACLFTCYDLLHPDVVLELAWRHNIMDFAMPYFIQVMREYLTKASS; encoded by the exons CTCCAAAATTTGGGCATTAACCCAGCAAACATTGGATTCAGTACCTTAACAATGGAATCTGACAAGTTCATCTGCATCAGGGAGAAAGTGGGAGAGCAGGCACAAGTAGTGATAATTGACATGAGTGATCCAACAACACCCATCAGACGTCCAATTTCTGCTGAAAGTGCCATCATGAATCCAGCCTCTAAAGTAATTGCTCTAAAAG CTGGGAAAACGCTTCAGATCTTTAACATTGAGatgaaaagtaaaatgaaagccCACACGATGGCAGAGGAAGTGATCTTCTGGAAATGGATATCTGTGAATACAGTTGCCTTGGTGACAGAGACAGCAGTCTACCACTGGAGCATGGAGGGAGAATCACAACCCCAGAAGATGTTTGACAGGCATGCTAGTCTTGCAGGCTGCCAAATCATCAATTACAGAACAGATGAACACCAGAAATGGCTGCTGCTGATAGGAATTTCAGCACAG cAAAATCGTGTGGTTGGTGCAATGCAGCTGTACTCGGTTGATAGAAAAGTCTCCCAACCTATAGAGGGCcatgcagcagcttttgcagaaTTCAAAATAGAGGGAAATGCCAAACCTTCTACCCTCTTCTGTTTTGCTGTGAGAAGTCCCGCAGGGGGCAAG CTACACATAATTGAAGTAGGTCAACCAGCTACTGGAAATCAACCATTTGTTAAGAAAGCTGTTGATGTATTTTTCCCACCTGAGGCACAGACAGACTTTCCTGTAGCAATGCAG ATTGGAGTTAAGCATGGTGTTATCTACCTGATCACAAAGTATGGATATATTCACATGTATGACTTGGAGTCTGGAGTGTGCATCTACATGAACCGTATTAGTGCTGATACTATCTTTGTCACAGCACCTCATGAACCTACCTCAGGCATTATTGGTGTGAACAAAAAAGGACAG GTGCTTTCTGTATGTGTTGAGGAAGACAACATAGTGAACTATGCTACAAATGTTCTCCAGAATCCTGACTTGGGACTGCGTATGGCTATACGTAGTAATCTGGCTGGGGCAGAGGAATTATTTGCCAGAAAGTTCAACACGCTGTTTGCTCAAGGAAGCTACGCAGATGCTGCTAAAGTAGCTGCATCTGCACCGAAG GGCATTCTACGTACCAGTGATACAATCAGGAAGTTCCAGAGCGTACCAGCTCAGCCTGGGCAGGCCTCTCCCCTGCTCCAGTACTTTGGAATATTGCTTGACCAGGGACAGCTGAACAAGTTTGAGTCTCTGGAGCTCTGTCGCCCTGTCCTACAGCAGGGCCGCAAACAGCTTCTGGAGAAGTGGCTGAAGGAAGACAAG CTGGAGTGCTCAGAGGAGCTGGGAGACTTGGTGAAGACAGCCGACCCAACCCTTGCACTCAGTGTCTATCTCCGTGCTAATGTGccaaacaaagtgattcagtGCTTTGCTGAAACTGGTCAATTCCAGAAAATAGTGCTGTATGCTAAAAAG GTTGGCTATACCCCAGACTGGATCTTCTTACTGCGAAGTGTGATGAGAGTCAGTCCAGAGCAAGGCCTGCAGTTCTCTCAGATGTTGGTACAAGATGAGGAGCCACTGGCTAACATTAACCAG ATTGTGGATGTATTCATGGAGAACAGTCTTATTCAGCAGTGCACGTCCTTCCTGTTGGATGCCCTGAAAAATAACCGCCCTGCAGAAGGCCACCTTCAGACTCGCCTTCTGGAAATGAATTTGATTCATGCCCCACAG GTTGCAGATGCCATTCTTGGAAACCAAATGTTTACACACTATGATCGTGCTCATATTGCCCAGTTGTGTGAAAAGGCAGGCTTGCTCCAGCGAGCTTTGGAACACTACACGGATCTCTATGATATTAAACGTGCTGTTGTTCATACTCACCTCTTGAATCCTGAG TGGCTTGTGAATTTCTTTGGCTCTCTCTCAGTGGAAGACTCTGTGGAGTGTTTACGTGCCATGCTGTCAGCCAACATTAGGCAAAATCTACAGCTATGTGTGCAAGTCGCTTCTAAATACCATGAACAGCTTGGTACCCAGTCTCTTGTGGAGCTTTTTGAATCTTTCAAAAGCTATGAAG GACTCTTCTATTTCCTGGGTTCCATTGTAAACTTCAGCCAGGATCCAGATGTTCATTTCAAGTACATCCAGGCAGCTTGCAAGACTGGTCAGATAAAGGAAGTGGAAAGAATCTGTCGTGAAAGTAACTGCTATAACCCGGAACGGGTGAAGAATTTTCTGAAG GAGGCAAAGCTCACAGACCAGCTTCCTCTGATCATTGTCTGTGATCGATTTGACTTTGTTCATGACCTGGTGCTCTACTTATATCGCAATAACCTGCAGAAATATATAGAAATCTATGTACAGAAG GTGAATCCTAGCCGTATACCAGCAGTGGTTGGAGGGCTTCTTGATGTGGATTGTTCTGAAGATGTCATTAAGAACCTGATCATGGTGGTTAGAGGCCAGTTCTCAACAGATGAGCTGGTGGCTGAAGTGGAAAAAAGAAATCG GCTTAAGTTGCTGTTGCCATGGCTTGAATCAAGAATTCATGAAGGCTGTGAAGAACCTGCGACTCATAATGCCTTGGCCAAAATCTACATTGACAGTAATAATAATCCAGAGCGGTTCCTTCGTGAGAATCCTTACTATGACAGCCGTGTAGTTGGCAAATATTGTGAAAAGAGGGACCCTCATCTGGCCTGCGTTGCTTATGAGAGGGGGCAATGTGATCTGGAACTCATAAAG GTCTGCAATGAGAACTCACTGTTTAAGAGTGAGGCTCGCTATCTGGTGCGTAGGAAGGACCCTGAGCTCTGGGCAAATGTTCTGGAAGAAAACAACCCATTCAGGCGGCAGCTTATTGACCAG GTTGTCCAAACAGCTTTATCAGAGACACAGGATCCAGAGGAGGTTTCTGTAACTGTGAAAGCTTTCATGACTGCTGACCTGCCTAATGAATTGATTGAGTTATTGGAAAAAATTGTCTTGGATAATTCTGTATTCAGTGAGCACAG GAATCTCCAGAATCTGCTGATCCTGACTGCCATTAAGGCTGACCGCACTCGTGTGATGGAGTACATCAATCGGCTGGATAACTATGATGCCCCAGATATTGCAAACATTGCCATCAGTAATGAGCTATATGAAGAAGCTTTTGCTATATTCAGAAAATTTGATGTTAATACTTCAGCAATTCAG GTGCTGATTGAGCACATTGGCAACTTAGACCGTGCTTATGAATTTGCAGAGAGGTGTAATGAGCCAGCAGTATGGAGCCAGCTAGCCAGAGCGCAGCTCCAGAAGGACTTGGTGAAAGAAGCCATTGACTCCTATATAAAAGCAGATGATCCATCTGCTTATATGGAAGTTGTTCAAGCAGCTAATAGAAATG ATAACTGGGAGGACCTTGTCAAGTTCTTACAGATGGCCAGGAAGAAGGCTAGAGAGTCGTACGTAGAGACAGAACTTATTTTTGCTTTGGCAAAAACTAATCGCTTGTCAGAACTGGAAGAGTTCATTAGTGGCCCTAATAATGCACATATACAACAG GTTGGTGATCGCTGTTATGAAGAGGGGATGTATGAAGCAGCAAAACTACTCTATAACAATGTATCTAACTTTGCTCGCCTGGCATCTACCTTGGTGCACCTTGGAGAGTATCAGGCGGCAGTGGACAGTGGCCGCAAAGCCAACAGCACAAGGACTTGGAAGGAG GTATGCTTTGCCTGTGTGGATGGAAAAGAATTCCGCTTGGCACAGATCTGTGGCCTACACATAGTCATCCATGCTGATGAGCTTGAAGAGCTGATCAGTTACTATCAG gaTCGTGGCTACTTTGAAGAACTGATTGCCCTTTTGGAAGCTGCTTTGGGCTTGGAACGTGCTCACATGGGAATGTTTACCGAACTGGCCATCTTATACTCCAAATTCAAGCCTCAGAAAATGAGGGAACATCTGGAGCTCTTCTGGTCAAGAGTTAATATTCCAAAG GTGCTCAGAGCTGCAGAACAGGCTCATCTCTGGGCAGAACTTGTATTCCTCTATGACAAGTATGAGGAGTATGACAATGCAATAATTACTATGATGAATCATCCCACTGATGCCTGGAAAGAAGGGCAGTTTAAAGACATAATTGCCAAG GTGGCCAATGTGGAGCTGTACTACAAAGCCTTGCAGTTCTACTTAGACTACAAACCTCTGCTGATCAATGATCTCCTGCTTGTATTATCTCCACGACTGGATCACACCAGGACAGTCAATTTTTTCTCAAAG GTTAATCAGCTACTTCTAGTAAAGCCTTATCTGCGTTCAGTCCAGAACCACAACAACAAAGGAGTGAATGAAGCTCTGAACAACCTTTTAACAGAGGAGGAAGACTACCAG GGTTTGAGAGCTTCCATTGATGCCTATGACAACTTTGATAACATAACGTTGGCTCAGCGTCTAGAAAAGCACGAACTAATTGAATTTAGGCGTATTGCAGCGTATTTGTATAAGGGTAACAACCGCTGGAAACAGAGTGTGGAGCTATGCAAGAAAGACCGCCTGTATAAG GATGCTATGCAGTATGCAGCAGAATCCAAAGATGCAGAACTAGCTGAGAAGCTGCTTCAGTGGTTCCTGGAAGAAGGCAAGCAGGAGTGCTTTGCAGCCTGCCTTTTCACATGTTACGACTTGCTGCACCCAGATGTAGTCCTTGAGCTGGCATGGAGGCATAACATCATGGACTTTGCAATGCCTTATTTCATCCAAGTGATGAGAGAGTACCTTACCAAA GCCAGCAGTTGA
- the CLTCL1 gene encoding clathrin heavy chain 2 isoform X1, whose protein sequence is MAQILPIRFQEHFQLQNLGINPANIGFSTLTMESDKFICIREKVGEQAQVVIIDMSDPTTPIRRPISAESAIMNPASKVIALKAGKTLQIFNIEMKSKMKAHTMAEEVIFWKWISVNTVALVTETAVYHWSMEGESQPQKMFDRHASLAGCQIINYRTDEHQKWLLLIGISAQQNRVVGAMQLYSVDRKVSQPIEGHAAAFAEFKIEGNAKPSTLFCFAVRSPAGGKLHIIEVGQPATGNQPFVKKAVDVFFPPEAQTDFPVAMQIGVKHGVIYLITKYGYIHMYDLESGVCIYMNRISADTIFVTAPHEPTSGIIGVNKKGQVLSVCVEEDNIVNYATNVLQNPDLGLRMAIRSNLAGAEELFARKFNTLFAQGSYADAAKVAASAPKGILRTSDTIRKFQSVPAQPGQASPLLQYFGILLDQGQLNKFESLELCRPVLQQGRKQLLEKWLKEDKLECSEELGDLVKTADPTLALSVYLRANVPNKVIQCFAETGQFQKIVLYAKKVGYTPDWIFLLRSVMRVSPEQGLQFSQMLVQDEEPLANINQIVDVFMENSLIQQCTSFLLDALKNNRPAEGHLQTRLLEMNLIHAPQVADAILGNQMFTHYDRAHIAQLCEKAGLLQRALEHYTDLYDIKRAVVHTHLLNPEWLVNFFGSLSVEDSVECLRAMLSANIRQNLQLCVQVASKYHEQLGTQSLVELFESFKSYEGLFYFLGSIVNFSQDPDVHFKYIQAACKTGQIKEVERICRESNCYNPERVKNFLKEAKLTDQLPLIIVCDRFDFVHDLVLYLYRNNLQKYIEIYVQKVNPSRIPAVVGGLLDVDCSEDVIKNLIMVVRGQFSTDELVAEVEKRNRLKLLLPWLESRIHEGCEEPATHNALAKIYIDSNNNPERFLRENPYYDSRVVGKYCEKRDPHLACVAYERGQCDLELIKVCNENSLFKSEARYLVRRKDPELWANVLEENNPFRRQLIDQVVQTALSETQDPEEVSVTVKAFMTADLPNELIELLEKIVLDNSVFSEHRNLQNLLILTAIKADRTRVMEYINRLDNYDAPDIANIAISNELYEEAFAIFRKFDVNTSAIQVLIEHIGNLDRAYEFAERCNEPAVWSQLARAQLQKDLVKEAIDSYIKADDPSAYMEVVQAANRNDNWEDLVKFLQMARKKARESYVETELIFALAKTNRLSELEEFISGPNNAHIQQVGDRCYEEGMYEAAKLLYNNVSNFARLASTLVHLGEYQAAVDSGRKANSTRTWKEVCFACVDGKEFRLAQICGLHIVIHADELEELISYYQDRGYFEELIALLEAALGLERAHMGMFTELAILYSKFKPQKMREHLELFWSRVNIPKVLRAAEQAHLWAELVFLYDKYEEYDNAIITMMNHPTDAWKEGQFKDIIAKVANVELYYKALQFYLDYKPLLINDLLLVLSPRLDHTRTVNFFSKVNQLLLVKPYLRSVQNHNNKGVNEALNNLLTEEEDYQGLRASIDAYDNFDNITLAQRLEKHELIEFRRIAAYLYKGNNRWKQSVELCKKDRLYKDAMQYAAESKDAELAEKLLQWFLEEGKQECFAACLFTCYDLLHPDVVLELAWRHNIMDFAMPYFIQVMREYLTKVDGLFYKVDKLDASESLRKEEEQVTEPTPIVFGQQLMLTAGPSAVPPQANFPYGYTAPGFTQPPVYGFNM, encoded by the exons CTCCAAAATTTGGGCATTAACCCAGCAAACATTGGATTCAGTACCTTAACAATGGAATCTGACAAGTTCATCTGCATCAGGGAGAAAGTGGGAGAGCAGGCACAAGTAGTGATAATTGACATGAGTGATCCAACAACACCCATCAGACGTCCAATTTCTGCTGAAAGTGCCATCATGAATCCAGCCTCTAAAGTAATTGCTCTAAAAG CTGGGAAAACGCTTCAGATCTTTAACATTGAGatgaaaagtaaaatgaaagccCACACGATGGCAGAGGAAGTGATCTTCTGGAAATGGATATCTGTGAATACAGTTGCCTTGGTGACAGAGACAGCAGTCTACCACTGGAGCATGGAGGGAGAATCACAACCCCAGAAGATGTTTGACAGGCATGCTAGTCTTGCAGGCTGCCAAATCATCAATTACAGAACAGATGAACACCAGAAATGGCTGCTGCTGATAGGAATTTCAGCACAG cAAAATCGTGTGGTTGGTGCAATGCAGCTGTACTCGGTTGATAGAAAAGTCTCCCAACCTATAGAGGGCcatgcagcagcttttgcagaaTTCAAAATAGAGGGAAATGCCAAACCTTCTACCCTCTTCTGTTTTGCTGTGAGAAGTCCCGCAGGGGGCAAG CTACACATAATTGAAGTAGGTCAACCAGCTACTGGAAATCAACCATTTGTTAAGAAAGCTGTTGATGTATTTTTCCCACCTGAGGCACAGACAGACTTTCCTGTAGCAATGCAG ATTGGAGTTAAGCATGGTGTTATCTACCTGATCACAAAGTATGGATATATTCACATGTATGACTTGGAGTCTGGAGTGTGCATCTACATGAACCGTATTAGTGCTGATACTATCTTTGTCACAGCACCTCATGAACCTACCTCAGGCATTATTGGTGTGAACAAAAAAGGACAG GTGCTTTCTGTATGTGTTGAGGAAGACAACATAGTGAACTATGCTACAAATGTTCTCCAGAATCCTGACTTGGGACTGCGTATGGCTATACGTAGTAATCTGGCTGGGGCAGAGGAATTATTTGCCAGAAAGTTCAACACGCTGTTTGCTCAAGGAAGCTACGCAGATGCTGCTAAAGTAGCTGCATCTGCACCGAAG GGCATTCTACGTACCAGTGATACAATCAGGAAGTTCCAGAGCGTACCAGCTCAGCCTGGGCAGGCCTCTCCCCTGCTCCAGTACTTTGGAATATTGCTTGACCAGGGACAGCTGAACAAGTTTGAGTCTCTGGAGCTCTGTCGCCCTGTCCTACAGCAGGGCCGCAAACAGCTTCTGGAGAAGTGGCTGAAGGAAGACAAG CTGGAGTGCTCAGAGGAGCTGGGAGACTTGGTGAAGACAGCCGACCCAACCCTTGCACTCAGTGTCTATCTCCGTGCTAATGTGccaaacaaagtgattcagtGCTTTGCTGAAACTGGTCAATTCCAGAAAATAGTGCTGTATGCTAAAAAG GTTGGCTATACCCCAGACTGGATCTTCTTACTGCGAAGTGTGATGAGAGTCAGTCCAGAGCAAGGCCTGCAGTTCTCTCAGATGTTGGTACAAGATGAGGAGCCACTGGCTAACATTAACCAG ATTGTGGATGTATTCATGGAGAACAGTCTTATTCAGCAGTGCACGTCCTTCCTGTTGGATGCCCTGAAAAATAACCGCCCTGCAGAAGGCCACCTTCAGACTCGCCTTCTGGAAATGAATTTGATTCATGCCCCACAG GTTGCAGATGCCATTCTTGGAAACCAAATGTTTACACACTATGATCGTGCTCATATTGCCCAGTTGTGTGAAAAGGCAGGCTTGCTCCAGCGAGCTTTGGAACACTACACGGATCTCTATGATATTAAACGTGCTGTTGTTCATACTCACCTCTTGAATCCTGAG TGGCTTGTGAATTTCTTTGGCTCTCTCTCAGTGGAAGACTCTGTGGAGTGTTTACGTGCCATGCTGTCAGCCAACATTAGGCAAAATCTACAGCTATGTGTGCAAGTCGCTTCTAAATACCATGAACAGCTTGGTACCCAGTCTCTTGTGGAGCTTTTTGAATCTTTCAAAAGCTATGAAG GACTCTTCTATTTCCTGGGTTCCATTGTAAACTTCAGCCAGGATCCAGATGTTCATTTCAAGTACATCCAGGCAGCTTGCAAGACTGGTCAGATAAAGGAAGTGGAAAGAATCTGTCGTGAAAGTAACTGCTATAACCCGGAACGGGTGAAGAATTTTCTGAAG GAGGCAAAGCTCACAGACCAGCTTCCTCTGATCATTGTCTGTGATCGATTTGACTTTGTTCATGACCTGGTGCTCTACTTATATCGCAATAACCTGCAGAAATATATAGAAATCTATGTACAGAAG GTGAATCCTAGCCGTATACCAGCAGTGGTTGGAGGGCTTCTTGATGTGGATTGTTCTGAAGATGTCATTAAGAACCTGATCATGGTGGTTAGAGGCCAGTTCTCAACAGATGAGCTGGTGGCTGAAGTGGAAAAAAGAAATCG GCTTAAGTTGCTGTTGCCATGGCTTGAATCAAGAATTCATGAAGGCTGTGAAGAACCTGCGACTCATAATGCCTTGGCCAAAATCTACATTGACAGTAATAATAATCCAGAGCGGTTCCTTCGTGAGAATCCTTACTATGACAGCCGTGTAGTTGGCAAATATTGTGAAAAGAGGGACCCTCATCTGGCCTGCGTTGCTTATGAGAGGGGGCAATGTGATCTGGAACTCATAAAG GTCTGCAATGAGAACTCACTGTTTAAGAGTGAGGCTCGCTATCTGGTGCGTAGGAAGGACCCTGAGCTCTGGGCAAATGTTCTGGAAGAAAACAACCCATTCAGGCGGCAGCTTATTGACCAG GTTGTCCAAACAGCTTTATCAGAGACACAGGATCCAGAGGAGGTTTCTGTAACTGTGAAAGCTTTCATGACTGCTGACCTGCCTAATGAATTGATTGAGTTATTGGAAAAAATTGTCTTGGATAATTCTGTATTCAGTGAGCACAG GAATCTCCAGAATCTGCTGATCCTGACTGCCATTAAGGCTGACCGCACTCGTGTGATGGAGTACATCAATCGGCTGGATAACTATGATGCCCCAGATATTGCAAACATTGCCATCAGTAATGAGCTATATGAAGAAGCTTTTGCTATATTCAGAAAATTTGATGTTAATACTTCAGCAATTCAG GTGCTGATTGAGCACATTGGCAACTTAGACCGTGCTTATGAATTTGCAGAGAGGTGTAATGAGCCAGCAGTATGGAGCCAGCTAGCCAGAGCGCAGCTCCAGAAGGACTTGGTGAAAGAAGCCATTGACTCCTATATAAAAGCAGATGATCCATCTGCTTATATGGAAGTTGTTCAAGCAGCTAATAGAAATG ATAACTGGGAGGACCTTGTCAAGTTCTTACAGATGGCCAGGAAGAAGGCTAGAGAGTCGTACGTAGAGACAGAACTTATTTTTGCTTTGGCAAAAACTAATCGCTTGTCAGAACTGGAAGAGTTCATTAGTGGCCCTAATAATGCACATATACAACAG GTTGGTGATCGCTGTTATGAAGAGGGGATGTATGAAGCAGCAAAACTACTCTATAACAATGTATCTAACTTTGCTCGCCTGGCATCTACCTTGGTGCACCTTGGAGAGTATCAGGCGGCAGTGGACAGTGGCCGCAAAGCCAACAGCACAAGGACTTGGAAGGAG GTATGCTTTGCCTGTGTGGATGGAAAAGAATTCCGCTTGGCACAGATCTGTGGCCTACACATAGTCATCCATGCTGATGAGCTTGAAGAGCTGATCAGTTACTATCAG gaTCGTGGCTACTTTGAAGAACTGATTGCCCTTTTGGAAGCTGCTTTGGGCTTGGAACGTGCTCACATGGGAATGTTTACCGAACTGGCCATCTTATACTCCAAATTCAAGCCTCAGAAAATGAGGGAACATCTGGAGCTCTTCTGGTCAAGAGTTAATATTCCAAAG GTGCTCAGAGCTGCAGAACAGGCTCATCTCTGGGCAGAACTTGTATTCCTCTATGACAAGTATGAGGAGTATGACAATGCAATAATTACTATGATGAATCATCCCACTGATGCCTGGAAAGAAGGGCAGTTTAAAGACATAATTGCCAAG GTGGCCAATGTGGAGCTGTACTACAAAGCCTTGCAGTTCTACTTAGACTACAAACCTCTGCTGATCAATGATCTCCTGCTTGTATTATCTCCACGACTGGATCACACCAGGACAGTCAATTTTTTCTCAAAG GTTAATCAGCTACTTCTAGTAAAGCCTTATCTGCGTTCAGTCCAGAACCACAACAACAAAGGAGTGAATGAAGCTCTGAACAACCTTTTAACAGAGGAGGAAGACTACCAG GGTTTGAGAGCTTCCATTGATGCCTATGACAACTTTGATAACATAACGTTGGCTCAGCGTCTAGAAAAGCACGAACTAATTGAATTTAGGCGTATTGCAGCGTATTTGTATAAGGGTAACAACCGCTGGAAACAGAGTGTGGAGCTATGCAAGAAAGACCGCCTGTATAAG GATGCTATGCAGTATGCAGCAGAATCCAAAGATGCAGAACTAGCTGAGAAGCTGCTTCAGTGGTTCCTGGAAGAAGGCAAGCAGGAGTGCTTTGCAGCCTGCCTTTTCACATGTTACGACTTGCTGCACCCAGATGTAGTCCTTGAGCTGGCATGGAGGCATAACATCATGGACTTTGCAATGCCTTATTTCATCCAAGTGATGAGAGAGTACCTTACCAAA GTTGATGGGCTGTTCTATAAG GTGGATAAACTTGATGCTTCTGAAAGCCTAAGAAAAGAAGAGGAACAAGTAACTGAACCCACTCCAATAGTATTTG GCCAGCAGTTGATGTTAACAGCAGGCCCCAGTGCAGTACCTCCCCAGGCAAACTTCCCATATGGATACACAGCACCAGGATTCACCCAGCCGCCTGTTTATGGTTTCAATATGTAA